TTTGCATTTTTATCGTAAGAAAACATGTTTGCCGCCGAAAAGACTACAGCTTTATAAAAATTTCCTTCTCGCTCTCTGAAAAGTTCGAATTCTTCGTTTTTGTCGCCAAGAAATGGCCTGAGATTCCATGCTAACTGCATACCTACAAAGGCAAAAACAAATATCCAAAATTTAAAAATGTTAAGCCCAATTTTTGGATATATATTCTTTTTTTCGCAAGAAAACTTAAGAGCTTCAAGAATTATCCTCATCCCAAAAATACCTGAAAAGGTGAAAATTGCTACATGCAAAAGTTTAAGGAAATTATAGTCGTTGCCAGTTATCATAAAAAATAATACGATTGGTGCAAACGAAACCAAAATAGAACTAAACATCAGAAAGCCAGATAAAATCATGATTATCATTTGTACAAGTCCCATTTTCGAGCCTAAAATGTATTGTATTACATAAAGTGCCGGAAAACAAATCAATAATGCTAAAGTGATGAGTACCGGGACTTTTACACCGGTAACAATTGATTGCAAAAAACTATTATAGCTTCCCATTACAACTCCATAGATAAATGCAAAAAGCAAAATAATTCCAATTTGTTTGAGTAAAAAATTCTTTGAATATTTTCCTTGACTTAACAATTCAAAATATTCATCGCGATTTTGAAAAACTTTAAATAATTCCATCATTTTATATTTTTAAATTTATTTGTTGCAAATATATACTGTATTTTATTATTTACAAATTTT
The window above is part of the Bacteroidota bacterium genome. Proteins encoded here:
- a CDS encoding actin-binding WH2 domain-containing protein codes for the protein MMELFKVFQNRDEYFELLSQGKYSKNFLLKQIGIILLFAFIYGVVMGSYNSFLQSIVTGVKVPVLITLALLICFPALYVIQYILGSKMGLVQMIIMILSGFLMFSSILVSFAPIVLFFMITGNDYNFLKLLHVAIFTFSGIFGMRIILEALKFSCEKKNIYPKIGLNIFKFWIFVFAFVGMQLAWNLRPFLGDKNEEFELFREREGNFYKAVVFSAANMFSYDKNAKNSRKHKNIEFKKNAAIDENDLINNTDSVSYE